ATATACACCTTTTGGTGTAGACTTACCTGGTAGGTTCAtccaagaacagcagcaacttcGGCTTCGCAGCCAATTCCACCCCAATCGTCAACAACTTCCTCTGCTCAACATTCAGTCCCTCCCCAGGAACACCGACAATCGCCTCCGCAAAGTCCTGCATCCCCAGCATCTGAATCACATCCTCCACATAGTCATACTTCTCCTGGATCGACACATCCGCCGGCTGCCTCAGCAACGCACTGAACCGGAGCGACTCACGCACAGTCGCCGtctgcagatgcagatcctgctgctgcacgTACCCCGTCTTCCGCTGGAAACTGGCATCGAGATCCTTGCCGTTCACGAACATATCGCCTGTGATAACGCCCATTGTTGTCCGGTGCGCTAGCACGTCGAGTAAGGTCGTTTTACCGGCTCCGCTGACGCCCATTAATGCGGTCAAGGTCCCTGGTTTCACCCAGCCGGAGACGTGGTCTAGCAATCGTCGCGGCTCGCCTTTGATTTCGATGTCGTAGCAGATATCCCGCCAGGTGAAGATGTCTTGTTgaggtgggagagggagctCCTCTTTGGATTCGTCCCGAGATGGCTTGACGGAGCCCAGTTCCATGGTGTTTTCTTCGTCCGCTGCTGGTTTCACGTATCCGGGACGCATATACTCCGGTTCATGACCGCGTCGGAAGACGAGTGCTTCGGCGGTACTGGTAGTCGAGGAGTTGAGCTCCGACGCGACGAAGTAGATGGCCATGAACCCGACGAGGAATGCAATCAGGATACCGAAATTCCGCCAGACATGGCTGTAGCTGTAGCTGtagttgaagaggatataGGCATCACCACTGACAGTCTGCGCGCCGGGGACAGAGCCCAGTTCTGAGCAGATGAAGTTATCGCCAGACAGATCCGCGTAGGACGGGACGAAACTCGCGCAGGGAAAGTCGCGACCGTGGAATTCGTTTGCGATGAGGATTTCAAAGGCGTAGTAGATCGGATTCAGGTAGTGGATCCATTCGAACCAGGGGTGCATTGAGGGGACGGGGAGGACGTAGCCCGTGTAGACGATGAgtgcgaggatgaggactcCAGCGAGACCCATGGCCTGTGCAGCGGACTTTGTTATAGCGGCCATTGTGCGGAAGACGGCGCTCATCACGAACATGATGATGAATGTGATGAGGAAGTAGATGAAGAACTGGGATGGTTCTCTGCGCAGGCCGGACAGGAAGTACAGGATGACGTTGAAcgcgacggcgagggtgaATTTCACGGGGATATCGCTGACCACGCCGGCGATTGCTTCGGTTGCTGGGTGGTAGAATGCATACGAGGCGTGCTTTTCGACGATGGGGCGTTGGGCGTAGAGACTGGTGATTTCGGACATGGCAGTTAGGGCATTCAGCAGCaccgcgaagaagagcgtGGCGCCTCTCGACATGAACCCTGCGGACGTGTCTGGGGGGTCGTAAAAGACTGAGCCGATGATGAGGGCCATTATGATGTTTCCAATGACTGTTGATAAGGTCGAGGACATGTCGTTCCAGACTCGCTGGTATGCACGCTTCGTGTTCAGTTTAATCTGCATCGGCACGCTGAGCAGGTATGGAGAGGCTGCCCGCGAGTTCTTGGACTGCGTCTTTTCCTTGACCTCTCGGAATCCAGTCGCTGCTGCGTCATCGTTGCCTGGAGGATGGACCGTCTCGAAGTCTTCCATCTCTTTGAGGAGCTCTTTATACTCGGGCGAATCGAGCCAGTACCGCTCAAAGTCTTCAGGCGTCTGGGGGACAACACCCTTCATATCCTCACGAGCACGACGCTCTTGCGGATTCGTAACAGATGTAAGGAAGTCACCAGTCGTCTGTCGAGAGGGACATTCCCAGCCCTGCCGTTCGAAAAAGGCTTTTGCTGTTGAAGTTGgcccgaagaagatctggcGACCCTCGTATAAGATCGTCACCTTGTCAAAGACTTCGTAGATGCTCTGACTAGCCTGGTAGATAGCAACAGCATGCGCAGTCCCGGCCAGGTCAGCGAGCAATCGCAGCGCCTCGACGAACTTCAACGCAGTAGCCGAGTCAAGGCCGCGACTGGAGTTATCCCAGGCCCCAAACGGTGTCGCGGCCAGTGCCATCTCTGCAATACTGACTCGTTTGCGTTCGCCTCCGGAGACACCGCGTACGAAGTCGTTGCCGACCTTTGTATTGTATGTATGGCTCAGACCGAAGATGGCCATCACGACCTGGGTTGTGTATTTGGCGAACTCGTCGCGGGTCATGTCGCGCATGCGGTGCTGCGGTGTGCGGGCAGCAGCTGCGAATTCGAGGGTTTGTCCGACAGTGAGATGGGGGAAGTGTTTATCAACCTGGGCTGTTAGTATACTCTCCTTAGTTTGACTTGTTTATTAGGTGCGTACCTCTTGGTTGTACACGACTTCGCCTTTGAACTCCTTCATCATCCGCTTCTGAGACACCCCGTTGTAATGCAGGGAACTGGACGAGTCGATGTCCAGCCCATTCGTCTCACCACATATCGTCTTGAGAAGAGTACTGCAGCCCGCACCCGGCCGTCCAAGCACAAGCAATAGCTCCCCCGTCTTCATCACACCGTTGAAGCTGTTCAAGATCCGACGAGGCGGCGAGCGTCTCTGGCGGAGTAGTTCGGGGATTCGCAAAGGTGCAGAGAGCATGGAACCGACGGTATCCTGTAGCTGCAGCGCAGCTCCAGAGCCGGAGACGTTCAAGTCTTTGAAGAGTATTCCTCCTTGTGGTGTTGACAGGCCGCGTCCTTCGGCATCAACCATGGCGGCTTTGAGCCACCGCTCCAGGTTGAACTCTGCAGCCTGGGGGTCCAATGCTGGGTCATTTTCGGCAAATGCATTGTTTGTATATGTGTTTGCGTGGATGCTCGATCGTCGTCGTGACTGGGTTGTGGCGATACGGTGTAGGTTGTTTGTTTCAGACGGGCTGATCAGGCCCATAGGAGATCGGTGAATAGACTCGGCTCCCTTGATACTATCCTTGGAGGAGAACGAGTCCGTGTCAAGTGACGGCTCATCTTGAGTGTGGGAGCTCATCTTGAGTATGAGTTGGTTGTAGTTTATGGTTCTCCATTCTACGGTATGTGGGCGGGAGCAGGATATATAACTATCTCGTCCGGAACGTGCACCCCCGAGACATTCATGAGTACCGTGGACGCATTATCGGTTCGGAAGTATCTGACAAGGCGTTCAATAGTGAATCCAATGACCCATAATGCTTGTCCTCTTGTCAGGACCGGATTTGGAGCTCCGTGTAGGGCAGACCCGCTTAGTCAGGCATATTCACACGTCCAGGCAAAAGAAATGTCTGCAAATAGAAGAAAAGTCTGGAACCAATCGTGAAGACGGAAGCCAGGGACATTCCGACCCGGCTGACAGGCTCAGATCCTCAGATCCAAATGATGTTCCAGTGGCTGAGCCTCCCGGATCCCAAGACTGCGCATCCGAGCATAACTTTAAATCTCTATCTCCGATGAGTCAGCGGACTTATACCAGCCCCATCCATTTATCACTCATTATTGGCCAGTAAATTCACTGACAGGAGCTGTCGGGACTTGGCCGGCCGATCTGGCCGTCGTCACCGGAATTTACTGGAGTTTACGGGGCTCTGGGCGCCCGTTCTCCGTGCCTGGTCGTTGACGCAGCCGCAAAGGCCGGAACCGTCTCTTCAATATATCCGGATATATTCGTTATTGTGTCACTTTGCAGGCCATTCACATCCTTGCCATTATGCCACCCAAGATCTCCGCTGGTGAGCGACCGAAGCGGCGCCGTCGTGTGTATGCCTGCGACTCGTGCTACAGGAAGAAGGTAGATAGTCTCCCCCATACCTCCTCCTGAGCATGCCGATATTGTATCCGGATCTTCAATCGTGCCGCTTTACTGTGTACATTCCGTACTAACATTCTCGAGATTAAATGCGATGGCGCGTTGCCCAAGTGTGATTGGTGCCACCACCACAGCATCCCTTGCACGTATGCCCGCAATGAAGACCTCGACCGGTCGCGCAAGCCACAGGATACCAAGCTCAAGTTAGTCTCATACATTTCCCATTTACGGGCCGAGATCTCGGCTTCCAGTTGTCTCGGCTTCCAGTTGCAGCTCTCGGCACGATCCCGGTTGACAGGTGCTAACGTCGCCAGGTCTCCCCCTACATCAGACGTGAGCACACCAATCGAACAAGGTCGGTTGCCTTTAAGTATAACGTACGGAATATGTTTCCCGCTCTAACATTGTCTTCGACTCTTCGTAGAACAAGTCCAGGATCTCTTTCGGTCTGCGTACCCCACACCCGGTCCACAGGCTGTGGCACCACAGGGGTTTGGAGCGACCATCTGCTTCGCCGGACAATCCCTGGGGAGTATCGGTGGGTTCAACGGCCTGCCTGTgttttctgctgctggaatcGAGTGGATCAAGGCTCGCACTGGCGAAGAAGTCACTCTCGACTGGTATCGCACACTGCCGATTCAATCCTCCCCTCGTGGCAGTCCCCAGCGCTTGCCACTCCCTGACATCAGGCTTCTCCGGCAGTTGCTGGAGAATTACCAGAAGACTATATCGTATCGCCTGTTTCCCGTTATTAACGCAGCGTGCTTCGAATACACCATCCGAGCGGCCTACAACCATGAATTGTCTGAGATATCGCCCGGCCCTGCCAGCGCCAGGGCATGTATCTTTGCTTTTATGGCGCTGAGTTCGTTTAGCGCAGGCACTGGGACGGAAAGTACCATCACGTACACTGACAAGTTTGCCCAAGAGGTGTATGATCTATTGCCAGACCTCGTTTCAGAGTCGGTTACGCTGGACGGGTTGCAGGCCATCCTCATGCTGGTAAGCCTTACagcttcttccagctgctgccACTAAACTCTGGCCAGTCCTTCTGCTGTCAGGCTGTATCTGCCGATATCCTGAAGATAGAGCTCCTGTTATCCTCCGCAGCCCGATACGTCTTCCACCTCAAAGGCAACATCTGCCCTAAGCCCACCGACGCAGACGGCGACCCCCTTCTCGCAAAGCTACACGTCCGCAACCTCTTCTGGATCAGCTTCATGTTCGATAAAATCCTCGGTCTGCGCACTGGTCTCCAGCCTCTCTTCGACACTACAAGCTGCGATCTCACCCTGCCCTCCCCGGACGGCGTTCACGGCCACGACCCAGCAGCCTTCATCACCCTGATCCGCCTCTGCATCGTCCAAGCAGAAATCTACCGGGGCCTTTACTGCGTCCCAGCCCTGACCAAAAGCGACGCCGAGCTCATTGCCACAATCCGAACCCTCGATAATACGCTGGAAGAATGGTGGTCCACAGTCCGTGTATTCTCGTCCGACCGCTACCCAGACTCCATCATGGCGGACTTCCTCTTCGGAATGCAGTACCACTACTGCATGAGCGCGATCCATCAAACGAGCAGTCGCTGCACGGCATGGGTTCTAAACCAGGATACGCGCGCGGCCGGCTCAAGTCTCGCGGTTAGTATCAGCGCTGGCCGCTCGCTACTAAATAAATTCCTCGACGCGAAGCCGCATCTATTAGGACATCATCTCATGTACGCCCAAACACACCCTTCCATGCACTTTCTTCATGGTCCAGAATGGCTAATAATGTGACAGGTTCTGCCTCCCCGAACTAACCGTCTCAACAATCCACGtcttctccaacatcctcatGAACCCGCTCGAGGTCTCCAGCGCCACAGACCTGCATCTCATGCGCTCGGCCCTCACGCACCTCCGTAAGCATCTCTGGCAGCAGGCGCCGGAGTCGTTCACGGTGCAGGTGCGTCTTGTTGAGAGCTTTATGGCGGATTTGCAGCGGCTGGCGGAGTGTGCGATTCGGAAGGCCTGCGCCGAGGCGAGGGCTGGACTTGGGGAGTAGTTGTGTAGTAGTTGTTGGGGCATTTGCGGTTTCTGGATTCTATACCCTGGTTTCTTTTGGATTCTTTGTGTGcttgttttttgttttgggCGTATTCGGTGATATTTCTAGGgtagaatatatatttcggaGTTACATAGATTATGGGATTAATAGcatatttatctttattttcaCTGTCTTTCTACAATTGTCATTGAATCATGTATTACGAAAAATGTCAATCCGGAGAGAGAGCACAACTCCGGTAGTACTTCACCAAGACTAGTGAGTCATGATATGGAGCAAATACGAAGCACCCAGCTCCATAAAACCCCACGACGCACATCAATGGAACCATAAGCTAGTCAAAAGACTTACTTTCCACAAATTTATCTTCTCAAAATGACCTCCATATCTTCAGCGACAGCCCACCTCGTCGAAACTGCCGAAATCCTGTTCATCAAGGCGCAAATTCAAGCTGTGCAAGCACTCTTCCCATCTCAAAGATCCATAGCAGAGCCTATCGGTGGAGGTGTAGCAGCTGTCACAAAGCCATCTTTTGGGCGGAAACTGAATCATGTTGCTGGGTTTGGGATGAACGGACCTGTCTCTGAGAAGGATCTCGAGGCTGTCGAACGCCTTTACAGGGGGATTGGGCTATCCCCGGAGATTAACCTCTGTCCGTTTGCACATCACAGTGCACGAGAGGCTTTGGATAAGAGAGGATGGACGGTCTGTGCGGAGATGAATGCTTATATCTTGCCTTTACGAGAGTATGAAGACAATGGAAACGCTGAGGAAATACACATAACCCACGTCTCGGCCGAAGAGTATCCCA
Above is a window of Aspergillus puulaauensis MK2 DNA, chromosome 2, nearly complete sequence DNA encoding:
- a CDS encoding putative ABC multidrug transporter (COG:Q;~EggNog:ENOG410PFN7;~InterPro:IPR034001,IPR043926,IPR027417,IPR003593, IPR010929,IPR017871,IPR029481,IPR003439,IPR013525, IPR034003;~PFAM:PF01061,PF00005,PF06422,PF14510;~TransMembrane:12 (i497-519o531-554i575-598o610-629i641-660o743-764i1166-1185o1197-1220i1241-1267o1279-1300i1312-1339o1434-1452i);~go_component: GO:0016020 - membrane [Evidence IEA];~go_component: GO:0016021 - integral component of membrane [Evidence IEA];~go_function: GO:0005524 - ATP binding [Evidence IEA];~go_function: GO:0016887 - ATPase activity [Evidence IEA];~go_function: GO:0042626 - ATPase-coupled transmembrane transporter activity [Evidence IEA];~go_process: GO:0055085 - transmembrane transport [Evidence IEA]) — encoded protein: MSSHTQDEPSLDTDSFSSKDSIKGAESIHRSPMGLISPSETNNLHRIATTQSRRRSSIHANTYTNNAFAENDPALDPQAAEFNLERWLKAAMVDAEGRGLSTPQGGILFKDLNVSGSGAALQLQDTVGSMLSAPLRIPELLRQRRSPPRRILNSFNGVMKTGELLLVLGRPGAGCSTLLKTICGETNGLDIDSSSSLHYNGVSQKRMMKEFKGEVVYNQEVDKHFPHLTVGQTLEFAAAARTPQHRMRDMTRDEFAKYTTQVVMAIFGLSHTYNTKVGNDFVRGVSGGERKRVSIAEMALAATPFGAWDNSSRGLDSATALKFVEALRLLADLAGTAHAVAIYQASQSIYEVFDKVTILYEGRQIFFGPTSTAKAFFERQGWECPSRQTTGDFLTSVTNPQERRAREDMKGVVPQTPEDFERYWLDSPEYKELLKEMEDFETVHPPGNDDAAATGFREVKEKTQSKNSRAASPYLLSVPMQIKLNTKRAYQRVWNDMSSTLSTVIGNIIMALIIGSVFYDPPDTSAGFMSRGATLFFAVLLNALTAMSEITSLYAQRPIVEKHASYAFYHPATEAIAGVVSDIPVKFTLAVAFNVILYFLSGLRREPSQFFIYFLITFIIMFVMSAVFRTMAAITKSAAQAMGLAGVLILALIVYTGYVLPVPSMHPWFEWIHYLNPIYYAFEILIANEFHGRDFPCASFVPSYADLSGDNFICSELGSVPGAQTVSGDAYILFNYSYSYSHVWRNFGILIAFLVGFMAIYFVASELNSSTTSTAEALVFRRGHEPEYMRPGYVKPAADEENTMELGSVKPSRDESKEELPLPPQQDIFTWRDICYDIEIKGEPRRLLDHVSGWVKPGTLTALMGVSGAGKTTLLDVLAHRTTMGVITGDMFVNGKDLDASFQRKTGYVQQQDLHLQTATVRESLRFSALLRQPADVSIQEKYDYVEDVIQMLGMQDFAEAIVGVPGEGLNVEQRKLLTIGVELAAKPKLLLFLDEPTSGLDSQSSWAICSFLRKLADSGQAVLCTIHQPSAILFQEFDQLLFLAKGGKTVYFGPIGNNSRTLLDYFESNGGRQCAQSENPAEYMIEVVNAKTNDKGTDWFDVWKQSPECQGVQDEINRIHEEKSAVQQEDDQGMSHAEFAMPFWFQVYVVTYRVFQQYWRMPEYIISKWGLAIMAGLFIGFSFYDAKTSLAGMQTIIFSLFMICSIFASLVNQIMPLFVTQRSLYEVRERPSKAYSWKAFLIANITVEIPYQVIMGILTYACYYYPVVGSSQASDRQGLVLLFAIQFYIYASTFAQMCIAALPDAETASPIVILLFSMCLTFCGVMQVPSALPGFWIFMYRASPFTYWISGMASTQVHDREVVCSSNELSVFNPPSNQTCQEYMSEYMSLAGGKLQNPDATADCAFCSLNVADEYLAGSEIYWGDRWRNFGLIWVYVVFNIAMATFLYYMFRVRKWDLASLKKRFGKK
- a CDS encoding Zn(II)2Cys6 transcription factor (COG:K;~EggNog:ENOG410Q1NG;~InterPro:IPR036864,IPR007219,IPR001138;~PFAM:PF00172,PF04082;~go_function: GO:0000981 - DNA-binding transcription factor activity, RNA polymerase II-specific [Evidence IEA];~go_function: GO:0003677 - DNA binding [Evidence IEA];~go_function: GO:0008270 - zinc ion binding [Evidence IEA];~go_process: GO:0006351 - transcription, DNA-templated [Evidence IEA];~go_process: GO:0006355 - regulation of transcription, DNA-templated [Evidence IEA]), which translates into the protein MPPKISAGERPKRRRRVYACDSCYRKKIKCDGALPKCDWCHHHSIPCTYARNEDLDRSRKPQDTKLKSPPTSDVSTPIEQEQVQDLFRSAYPTPGPQAVAPQGFGATICFAGQSLGSIGGFNGLPVFSAAGIEWIKARTGEEVTLDWYRTLPIQSSPRGSPQRLPLPDIRLLRQLLENYQKTISYRLFPVINAACFEYTIRAAYNHELSEISPGPASARACIFAFMALSSFSAGTGTESTITYTDKFAQEVYDLLPDLVSESVTLDGLQAILMLSFCCQAVSADILKIELLLSSAARYVFHLKGNICPKPTDADGDPLLAKLHVRNLFWISFMFDKILGLRTGLQPLFDTTSCDLTLPSPDGVHGHDPAAFITLIRLCIVQAEIYRGLYCVPALTKSDAELIATIRTLDNTLEEWWSTVRVFSSDRYPDSIMADFLFGMQYHYCMSAIHQTSSRCTAWVLNQDTRAAGSSLAVSISAGRSLLNKFLDAKPHLLGHHLMFCLPELTVSTIHVFSNILMNPLEVSSATDLHLMRSALTHLRKHLWQQAPESFTVQVRLVESFMADLQRLAECAIRKACAEARAGLGE
- a CDS encoding GNAT family N-acetyltransferase (COG:S;~EggNog:ENOG410Q1V2;~InterPro:IPR000182,IPR016181;~PFAM:PF13673,PF00583;~go_function: GO:0008080 - N-acetyltransferase activity [Evidence IEA]) encodes the protein MTSISSATAHLVETAEILFIKAQIQAVQALFPSQRSIAEPIGGGVAAVTKPSFGRKLNHVAGFGMNGPVSEKDLEAVERLYRGIGLSPEINLCPFAHHSAREALDKRGWTVCAEMNAYILPLREYEDNGNAEEIHITHVSAEEYPIFIETSVTGFGNNSTSDQLDLFHTLASAATRRGDTRLYLARISGQIAGAAGMALITTPLGRVAELYIDSTVPEYRGQGVQTALLRARLDEAKKEGIDVATVTTWPTGTSARNVERAGFELGYRKDVFTTRQG